In the Gossypium raimondii isolate GPD5lz chromosome 9, ASM2569854v1, whole genome shotgun sequence genome, one interval contains:
- the LOC105799517 gene encoding zinc finger A20 and AN1 domain-containing stress-associated protein 8, protein MESHDETGCQAPEGPILCVNNCGFFGSAATMNMCSKCHKAMILKQEQVQLAAVSIGSIVSGCSSGSSKEPAVAAALDVQPVNIESKIVSAEPSIDPSRTTVSELETKKGPNRCSTCHKRVGLTGFNCRCENLFCAAHRYSDKHECPFDYQAAARNAISKANPVVRAEKLDKI, encoded by the coding sequence ATGGAGTCTCATGATGAAACTGGGTGCCAAGCTCCAGAAGGTCCCATCCTGTGCGTCAACAACTGCGGCTTCTTTGGAAGTGCGGCTACCATGAATATGTGCTCCAAGTGTCACAAGGCAATGATTCTGAAGCAGGAACAGGTGCAACTTGCAGCAGTATCCATTGGAAGCATTGTTAGTGGCTGCTCTAGTGGTAGCAGTAAGGAACCAGCTGTGGCTGCTGCTTTGGATGTACAACCTGTAAATATTGAGTCAAAGATTGTGTCAGCAGAGCCATCCATTGATCCTTCTAGAACAACCGTCAGTGAGTTGGAGACAAAAAAGGGTCCTAATAGGTGCTCAACATGCCATAAGCGTGTTGGTTTGACAGGATTTAACTGCAGGTGTGAAAACCTCTTCTGTGCAGCTCATCGTTACTCAGACAAACACGAGTGCCCTTTTGATTACCAGGCCGCTGCTCGTAATGCTATTTCTAAAGCCAACCCTGTAGTCAGAGCTGAGAAACTGGATAAAATCTAA
- the LOC105799518 gene encoding probably inactive leucine-rich repeat receptor-like protein kinase At5g06940 has protein sequence MATLCKYPFLLSLCFTFFMFSSASTQEADALLNFKAFIDDPNHSLSSWSNNSGVHHCNWTGITCIPTPSLYVSSIDLQSLNLSGEIPSSICELPYLSHLNLADNLFNQPIPLHLSECSSLETLNLSKNLIWGTIPDQISFDALKVLDLSKNHIEGKIPESIGSLVHLQVLNLGSNLLSGTVPFVFGNFTELAVLDLSQNAYLASAVPTDIGKLEKLEQLFLQRSGFLGEIPESFVGLSNLITLDLSQNNLTGKLPQTLGSSLKNLVSFDVSENKLLGSFPSGICDGKGLKFLSLHTNFFNGSIPESISKCLNLEIFQVQNNGFSGDFPNGLWSLPKVMLVRAENNRFSGELLDSISKAAQLEQVQIDNNSFTGKIPQGLGLVKSLYRFSASLNGFSGEIPPNFCDSPVMSIINLSHNTLSGQIPELRKCRKLVSLSLADNSLTGEIPPSLADLPVLTYLDLSHNQLSGSIAPGLQNLKLALFNVSFNQLSGRVPSSLISGLPASFLEGNPGLCGPGLPNPCSDEHPKHHSSGLTTLTCALISIAFAMAMLIVAAGVFVFHRFSKRKSQPGVWRSVFFYPLRLTEHDLVMGMDEKSALGNGGPFGRVYTISLPSGELVAIKKLVNFGTQPSKALKAQVKVLAKMRHKNIVKILGFCHSDESIFLIYEFLQKGSLGDLICRPDFELQWSARLRIATGVAQGLSYLHKGYVPHLLHRNLKSTNILLDADYEPKLTDFAIDRIVGEAPFQSTITSEFAHSCYNAPECRYSKKATEQMDVYSFGVVLLELITGRQAEDIESLDSLDIVKWVRRKVNITNGALQILDPKISSSSSQKEMLRALETALHCTAVMPEKRPSMIEVVKTLESLNSGSCVPSTLDSEEQMQSVGV, from the exons ATGGCTACACTCTGCAAATACCCTTTTCTTCTCTCCCTCTGCTTCACATTCTTCATGTTTTCCTCAGCTTCAACTCAAGAAGCTGATGCCCTTCTTAATTTCAAGGCTTTCATTGATGACCCTAACCACTCTCTTTCCAGTTGGTCTAATAATTCAGGTGTTCATCACTGTAACTGGACTGGTATTACCTGCATTCCTACTCCTTCACTCTATGTATCCTCCATTGACCTTCAAAGCTTGAATCTTTCTGGTGAAATACCATCTTCAATATGTGAACTACCCTATTTGTCTCATCTTAACCTTGCTGATAACCTTTTTAATCAGCCTATTCCACTGCACCTCTCTGAGTGCAGTTCCTTGGAGACTTTGAATCTTAGTAAAAATCTCATTTGGGGTACTATCCCAGATCAGATTTCATTTGATGCCTTGAAAGTTCTTGACTTGAGCAAAAATCATATTGAAGGGAAGATTCCTGAGAGTATTGGGTCATTGGTGCATCTTCAAGTGCTCAACTTGGGAAGCAACTTGCTTTCAGGTACTGTTCCTTTTGTGTTTGGCAATTTTACTGAGCTTGCTGTACTTGATTTGTCCCAAAATGCTTACTTGGCAAGTGCGGTTCCTACTGATATCGGAAAGCTTGAGAAGCTTGAGCAGCTGTTTTTGCAAAGATCTGGTTTTCTTGGTGAAATCCCTGAATCTTTTGTTGGTTTAAGTAATTTGATCACTTTGGATCTTTCTCAGAACAATCTGACTGGTAAGCTTCCACAAACACTAGGCTCTTCTCTAAAGAACTTGGTGTCTTTTGACGTCTCAGAGAACAAGCTCTTGGGGTCATTTCCAAGTGGTATTTGTGATGGAAAAGGCCTTAAATTCCTCAGTCTCCATACAAATTTCTTCAATGGTTCAATACCTGAGTCCATTTCTAAGTGCTTGAACCTTGAGATTTTTCAAGTTCAAAACAATGGATTCTCAGGTGATTTCCCTAATGGATTATGGTCCTTACCAAAAGTTATGCTGGTCAGAGCAGAAAACAATAGGTTCTCTGGGGAATTGTTAGATTCAATATCAAAGGCTGCTCAGTTGGAGCAAGTTCAGATAGACAATAACAGCTTTACTGGTAAAATACCACAGGGTCTTGGCCTGGTAAAGAGCTTATACAGATTTTCAGCTTCTCTTAATGGTTTCTCTGGTGAAATACCTCCAAACTTTTGTGATTCACCTGTTATGAGCATAATAAATCTTTCCCACAATACCCTGTCAGGTCAGATTCCAGAGCTGAGGAAATGCAGGAAACTGGTTTCCTTGTCTTTAGCAGACAATAGTCTTACTGGAGAAATCCCACCTTCCCTTGCTGACCTACCAGTGCTAACTTACCTTGATCTATCTCATAACCAACTTAGCGGTTCCATTGCACCAGGGTTGCAGAACTTAAAGCTGGCTCTCTTCAACGTATCCTTCAACCAACTCTCTGGTAGGGTCCCATCGTCTCTAATATCAGGCCTACCAGCTTCATTTTTGGAAGGAAATCCTGGACTCTGCGGCCCTGGATTGCCAAATCCTTGCTCCGATGAACACCCGAAACATCATTCTTCTGGTTTGACAACCTTGACATGTGCCCTCATATCTATAGCTTTTGCCATGGCAATGCTGATTGTTGCTGCTGGCGTGTTTGTGTTTCATAGATTTTCCAAGAGGAAGTCTCAGCCAGGCGTTTGGAGATCAGTTTTCTTCTACCCTCTTAGACTCACCGAGCATGATTTAGTAATGGGGATGGATGAGAAAAGTGCTCTAGGAAATGGTGGTCCTTTTGGTAGGGTTTATACCATAAGTCTACCCAGTGGTGAACTAGTTGCCATAAAGAAACTGGTCAATTTTGGGACCCAACCTTCCAAAGCTTTGAAGGCCCAAGTGAAGGTATTGGCCAAGATGAGGCATAAGAACATCGTTAAAATTCTGGGGTTTTGCCATTCAGATGAATCGATTTTCCTCATTTATGAATTCCTGCAGAAAGGGAGTTTAGGGGATTTGATTTGCAGACCGGATTTTGAGTTGCAATGGAGTGCTAGATTGAGGATTGCAACCGGGGTGGCACAAGGATTGTCATACCTTCACAAGGGTTATGTTCCACATTTGCTTCATAGAAATCTCAAGTCAACAAACATTCTTCTCGATGCGGATTATGAACCGAAGCTTACGGATTTTGCAATTGATAGGATAGTTGGAGAAGCTCCATTTCAGTCTACCATTACTTCAGAATTTGCACACTCCTGCTACAATGCACCTG AATGTAGATACAGTAAGAAAGCTACCGAACAGATGGATGTTTATAGCTTTGGGGTGGTGCTGTTAGAGCTCATAACTGGTCGACAAGCTGAAGACATTGAATCCTTGGACTCACTCGATATCGTGAAGTGGGTTCGAAGAAAAGTTAATATTACCAATGGAGCATTACAAATTCTTGACCCTAAGATATCATCAAGTTCTTCCCAGAAGGAAATGCTAAGAGCTCTTGAAACCGCCCTGCACTGCACCGCTGTTATGCCAGAAAAAAGGCCATCGATGATTGAAGTGGTGAAAACACTTGAGTCTCTTAACTCAGGTTCATGTGTTCCGTCTACTTTGGACTCCGAGGAGCAAATGCAGTCGGTTGgtgtttga